A region of Subdoligranulum variabile DNA encodes the following proteins:
- a CDS encoding DUF4867 family protein, giving the protein MKIQSVFDAAFAPYGKVLAGYDTAALVQTLQSVTPVPAGVEYVPSQPELEQLPIAAQFSANGYGGMPVQLGWCNGHNTKLNCLEYHRDSELNIGAQDFILLLAKEDDVVDGKLDTAKVQAFRVPAGVVVEVYATTLHYAPCSASTGAGFQVVVVLPRGTNGPKPDITPLNDEDKTLWACNKWLLAHPESDEAGQGAVQALTGENIDIASLL; this is encoded by the coding sequence ATGAAAATTCAATCGGTATTCGACGCCGCCTTTGCCCCCTACGGCAAGGTCCTGGCGGGATATGATACAGCCGCCCTGGTGCAGACCCTGCAGTCTGTGACCCCGGTCCCGGCGGGGGTGGAGTACGTGCCTTCCCAGCCGGAGCTGGAGCAGCTGCCCATCGCGGCGCAGTTCTCCGCCAACGGCTACGGCGGCATGCCCGTTCAGCTGGGCTGGTGCAACGGACACAACACCAAGCTCAACTGCCTGGAATACCACCGGGACAGCGAGCTGAACATCGGCGCCCAGGATTTCATCCTGCTGCTGGCCAAGGAGGACGACGTGGTGGACGGCAAGCTGGACACCGCCAAAGTCCAGGCTTTCCGGGTACCCGCCGGTGTGGTGGTGGAAGTCTACGCCACCACGCTGCACTACGCCCCCTGCTCCGCCTCCACCGGCGCCGGATTCCAGGTGGTGGTCGTATTGCCCCGGGGCACCAACGGTCCCAAGCCCGACATTACCCCGCTGAACGACGAGGACAAGACCCTGTGGGCCTGCAACAAATGGCTGCTGGCCCATCCCGAGTCCGACGAAGCCGGTCAGGGCGCCGTACAGGCCCTCACCGGGGAAAACATTGATATTGCATCCCTGCTGTAA
- a CDS encoding ABC transporter permease subunit, with protein sequence MNGTKMKVSSFLTKYAMVIALVVVFILFAYLTGGRLLYAQNMSNLLLQNGYVLVMACGMLLCILTGGNIDLAVGSVICLVGGLAAVMITNMSINPVLTILVCLAAGLLVGIWQGYWIGYVRIPPFITTLGGMFVFRGIGRLILDNKTVAIQDSTFLNIFTMYIKIPGLDDGDTVYSALIVGVVAAVLVILNTVRSRRDRAKNGYRQNSAASDYVKTGLIAALILYYCYLLSQYNGISVMLIWVLAVCLIYNFITAETAFGRYFYAVGGNEKATKLSGINTDKIYFIAYANMGLLAGLCGLLNAARVGSVNGSTGTSFEMDAIGACFIGGASAYGGSGTVGGVVIGALLLGVINMGMSIMGIGDSWQYVVKGGVLLVAVIFDVVTSRKSGK encoded by the coding sequence ATGAATGGAACCAAAATGAAAGTTTCCAGTTTCCTGACCAAGTACGCCATGGTCATCGCACTGGTAGTCGTCTTTATCCTGTTCGCCTACCTCACCGGCGGACGCCTGCTCTACGCACAGAACATGTCCAACCTGCTGCTCCAGAACGGCTACGTCCTGGTCATGGCCTGCGGCATGCTGCTCTGCATCCTCACCGGCGGTAACATCGACCTGGCCGTCGGTTCGGTGATCTGCCTGGTCGGCGGTCTGGCTGCCGTCATGATCACCAACATGTCCATCAACCCCGTCCTGACCATCCTGGTCTGCCTGGCGGCCGGCCTGCTGGTGGGTATCTGGCAGGGTTACTGGATCGGTTATGTCCGCATCCCGCCCTTCATCACCACCCTGGGCGGCATGTTCGTCTTCCGCGGCATCGGCCGCCTGATCCTCGACAACAAGACCGTGGCGATCCAGGATTCCACCTTCCTGAACATCTTCACCATGTACATCAAGATTCCCGGTCTGGACGACGGTGACACCGTCTACTCCGCCCTTATCGTCGGTGTGGTGGCCGCCGTGCTGGTCATCCTCAACACCGTGCGCAGCCGCCGCGACCGCGCCAAGAACGGCTACCGCCAGAACAGCGCTGCCAGCGACTATGTCAAGACCGGCCTCATCGCCGCGCTCATCCTCTACTACTGCTACCTGCTCAGCCAGTACAACGGCATCTCGGTCATGCTGATCTGGGTGCTGGCCGTCTGCCTGATCTACAACTTCATCACTGCCGAGACCGCGTTCGGCCGTTACTTCTATGCCGTGGGCGGCAACGAAAAAGCCACCAAGCTCTCCGGCATCAACACTGATAAGATCTACTTCATCGCCTACGCCAACATGGGCCTGCTGGCCGGTCTGTGCGGCCTGCTCAACGCGGCCCGCGTCGGTTCCGTCAACGGTTCCACCGGTACCTCCTTCGAGATGGACGCCATCGGTGCCTGCTTCATCGGCGGTGCCTCCGCTTACGGCGGCAGCGGCACGGTGGGCGGCGTCGTCATCGGCGCTCTGCTGCTGGGTGTCATCAACATGGGCATGTCCATCATGGGCATCGGCGACTCCTGGCAGTACGTGGTCAAGGGCGGCGTGCTCCTGGTCGCGGTCATCTTCGACGTGGTCACCAGCCGCAAGTCCGGCAAGTAA
- a CDS encoding YczE/YyaS/YitT family protein — protein sequence MKGKTIRELVVRVVLLLLGLWIAHLGVALFLQTNLGSDPFNVFVQGLFRSFPQIAGFPMTHGRVHLLVSLLIMLVLLVVDRSYVGIGTVLCMALGGPIIDVYTAWLSPFLNEGLPLAVRLGLLAVGCVILAFGMTIVIRSQAGTGPNDLVAVVLSDKSGKPFGPVRIGVDLAFVLIGFLLGGVVGVGTIICAFLVGPAAQLFFPLSQKICTFALERFAGMPSRS from the coding sequence GTGAAAGGCAAGACCATACGGGAACTCGTCGTGCGGGTGGTGCTGCTGCTCCTGGGGCTGTGGATCGCCCATCTGGGTGTGGCGCTGTTCCTTCAGACCAATCTGGGTTCGGACCCCTTCAACGTCTTTGTGCAGGGTCTGTTCCGCTCCTTCCCGCAGATTGCGGGATTTCCCATGACCCACGGTCGGGTCCATCTGCTGGTGTCCCTGCTCATCATGCTGGTCCTCCTGGTGGTGGACCGCAGCTATGTGGGCATCGGCACGGTGCTCTGCATGGCACTGGGCGGCCCGATCATCGATGTCTACACGGCGTGGCTGTCGCCCTTCCTCAATGAAGGGCTGCCGCTGGCGGTCCGGCTGGGCCTGCTGGCGGTAGGCTGCGTCATCCTGGCCTTCGGGATGACCATCGTCATCCGCTCCCAGGCGGGCACCGGCCCCAACGACCTGGTGGCCGTGGTCCTCAGCGACAAGAGCGGCAAACCCTTCGGCCCCGTGCGCATCGGGGTGGACCTGGCCTTCGTGCTCATCGGCTTTCTGCTGGGGGGCGTGGTAGGCGTGGGGACCATCATCTGTGCCTTTCTGGTGGGACCGGCCGCGCAGCTGTTCTTTCCCCTCAGCCAGAAGATCTGTACCTTTGCATTGGAACGATTTGCGGGAATGCCTTCCCGCTCTTGA
- a CDS encoding substrate-binding domain-containing protein, whose translation MKKRILAAALSATMIVSLAGCSSGGTSSTAESSSEAATTESTAETGSEGGSTGGQKVGLSMPTQSLERWNRDGSYLDQQFKDAGYETVITYSDNDTNRQVSDIQNMIADGVDLLVVAAIDGEALNTVMNEAGEAGIPVIAYDRLIMNDNASYYVSFDNYTVGTLQGQYIVDTLDLDNAAGPFNMEITAGDPADNNATYFYQGAMDVLQPYIDSGKLVVVSGQTDFDTVATAQWDSQTAMERAQNVLASYYADGTQVDVWLCSNDSTALGVSQAIQSDYAGSNQPIITGQDGDEANLKNIVDGLQSMTVYKAVSNEAVVTLDLGKAILNGDTIDESLITNSGWDFDCSYDTESYFTSDGNNCPSFLLVPDVVTKDNMTEKLVDTGYYTQDADGYLHPAA comes from the coding sequence ATGAAAAAGCGTATTTTGGCTGCTGCACTGTCTGCAACGATGATCGTTTCGCTGGCTGGCTGCTCCAGCGGTGGCACCAGTTCCACCGCCGAGTCCAGCTCGGAGGCGGCCACCACCGAGTCCACCGCGGAAACCGGTTCTGAGGGCGGTTCCACCGGCGGCCAGAAGGTCGGCCTGTCCATGCCCACCCAGTCTCTGGAACGCTGGAACCGCGACGGTTCCTACCTGGACCAGCAGTTCAAGGACGCCGGTTATGAGACCGTTATCACCTATTCCGATAACGATACCAACCGCCAGGTCAGCGACATCCAGAACATGATCGCCGACGGCGTCGACCTGCTGGTCGTGGCCGCCATCGACGGTGAAGCGCTGAACACCGTTATGAACGAAGCCGGTGAGGCCGGCATCCCCGTTATCGCTTATGACCGTCTGATCATGAACGACAACGCCTCCTACTACGTATCCTTCGATAACTACACCGTCGGTACGCTGCAGGGCCAGTACATCGTGGACACCCTGGATCTGGACAACGCGGCCGGTCCCTTCAACATGGAGATCACCGCCGGTGACCCCGCCGACAACAACGCTACTTACTTCTATCAGGGCGCCATGGACGTCCTGCAGCCCTACATCGACTCCGGCAAGCTGGTCGTCGTCTCCGGTCAGACCGACTTCGACACCGTAGCCACCGCCCAGTGGGATTCCCAGACCGCTATGGAGCGTGCCCAGAACGTGCTGGCTTCCTACTACGCCGACGGCACCCAGGTTGATGTCTGGCTGTGCTCCAACGACTCCACCGCGCTGGGCGTTTCCCAGGCCATCCAGTCTGACTACGCCGGCTCCAACCAGCCCATCATCACCGGTCAGGACGGCGACGAAGCCAACCTGAAGAACATCGTCGACGGTCTGCAGTCCATGACCGTGTACAAGGCCGTTTCCAACGAAGCCGTTGTCACCCTGGACCTGGGCAAGGCCATCCTGAACGGCGACACCATCGATGAGAGCCTGATCACCAACTCCGGCTGGGACTTCGACTGCAGCTACGACACCGAGTCCTACTTCACCTCTGACGGCAACAACTGCCCGTCCTTCCTGCTGGTTCCCGACGTTGTCACCAAGGACAACATGACCGAGAAGCTGGTCGACACCGGTTACTACACCCAGGACGCTGACGGCTACCTGCATCCGGCCGCCTGA
- a CDS encoding sugar ABC transporter ATP-binding protein, with amino-acid sequence MSKYILEMKNITKEFPGVKALDNVNLQVEPGEIHALIGENGAGKSTLMNVLSGTYPAGSYTGEIYYDGKLCQFKSQKDSEAVGIVIIHQELALIPLLSIGENMFLGNEIRNKMGTIDWNKTYYEAERHMKQVGLHESAQTLVKDIGTGKQQLVEIAKAFSKKVKLLILDEPTSSLNDEDAKMLLDLLIDFKKKGLTSIIITHKLNEIIYCADKATIIRDGSTIETLVKGVDEFSEDRIIKGMVGRPMEDRYPKRESHIQPEISLEVKNWTVHHPLYPERIVDDNISFKVHKGEVVGFSGLQGAGRTELAMSIFGHSYGSKITGELYLNGKKVHLKNTEEAIHHGLAYVTEDRKTNGLILGETIRFNTTLARLDKVCHSGIIDRDKEVKEADDMKTEMGTKTPTIEQHIGNLSGGNQQKALLGKWMFTEPDVLILDEPTRGIDVSAKYDIYCLINDMVSRGKSVVMISSELPELLGMCDRIYVMNEGRLLAEVNAADATQESIMGYIIRDTVRDTAKA; translated from the coding sequence TTGTCGAAGTATATTTTGGAGATGAAAAACATCACCAAGGAGTTTCCCGGCGTCAAGGCACTGGACAACGTGAATCTGCAGGTGGAACCCGGCGAGATCCACGCCCTGATCGGTGAGAACGGCGCGGGCAAATCCACGCTGATGAATGTGCTTTCCGGCACCTATCCCGCGGGCAGCTACACCGGCGAGATCTACTACGACGGAAAGCTCTGCCAGTTCAAGTCCCAGAAGGACAGCGAAGCGGTGGGTATCGTCATCATCCACCAGGAACTGGCGCTGATCCCGCTGCTCTCCATCGGCGAGAACATGTTCCTGGGCAACGAGATCCGCAACAAGATGGGCACCATCGACTGGAACAAGACCTACTATGAAGCCGAGCGCCACATGAAGCAGGTGGGCCTGCACGAATCGGCCCAGACCCTGGTCAAGGACATCGGCACCGGCAAACAGCAGCTGGTGGAAATCGCCAAGGCCTTCTCCAAGAAGGTCAAGCTGCTGATCCTGGATGAGCCCACCTCCTCCCTGAACGACGAGGACGCCAAGATGCTGCTGGACCTCTTGATCGACTTCAAGAAGAAGGGCCTGACGTCCATCATCATCACCCACAAGCTCAACGAGATCATCTACTGCGCCGACAAGGCCACCATCATCCGCGACGGTTCCACCATCGAGACGCTGGTCAAGGGCGTGGACGAATTCAGCGAGGACCGCATCATCAAGGGCATGGTCGGCCGTCCCATGGAGGACCGCTATCCCAAGCGGGAGAGCCACATCCAGCCCGAGATCAGCCTGGAGGTCAAGAACTGGACCGTCCATCATCCGCTGTATCCCGAGCGCATTGTGGACGACAACATCTCCTTCAAGGTCCACAAGGGCGAAGTGGTAGGCTTCTCCGGCCTGCAGGGCGCCGGCCGTACCGAGCTGGCCATGTCCATCTTCGGCCACAGCTACGGCAGCAAGATCACCGGCGAGCTCTATCTCAACGGCAAGAAGGTCCACCTCAAGAACACCGAGGAGGCCATCCACCACGGCCTGGCCTACGTCACCGAGGACCGCAAGACCAACGGCCTGATCCTGGGCGAGACCATCCGCTTCAACACCACCCTGGCCCGTCTGGACAAGGTCTGCCACAGCGGCATCATCGACCGGGACAAGGAAGTCAAGGAAGCCGACGACATGAAGACCGAGATGGGTACCAAGACGCCCACCATCGAACAGCACATCGGTAACCTGTCGGGCGGCAACCAGCAGAAAGCCCTGCTGGGCAAATGGATGTTCACCGAGCCGGATGTGCTGATCCTGGACGAGCCCACCCGCGGCATCGACGTCAGTGCCAAGTACGATATCTACTGCCTGATCAATGACATGGTCAGCCGCGGCAAGTCGGTGGTCATGATCTCGTCGGAGCTGCCCGAACTGCTGGGCATGTGTGACCGCATCTACGTCATGAATGAAGGCCGCCTGCTGGCGGAGGTCAATGCCGCCGACGCCACCCAGGAGAGCATCATGGGCTACATCATCCGCGACACCGTACGCGACACGGCCAAAGCTTAA
- the xylB gene encoding xylulokinase, with translation MLYIGIDLGTSAVKLLLMDEEGHIKNTISKEYPLEFPQPGWSQQNPEDWKKAVLGGIPELLASFDKSQVAGIGAGGQMHGLVVLDENDQVIRPAILWNDGRTAKEVEYLNEEIGREKLSALTANIAFAGFTAPKILWMKKNEPENFARIRKIMLPKDYINYILTGVHCTDYSDASGMLLLDVEHKCWSKEMLDLCGITEAQMPKLFESYEAVGTLRPDIAAQLGLPETVTVCAGAGDNAAAAVGTGTVGEGACNISLGTSGTLFISSDHFGVDPHNALHAFAHADGHYHLMGCMLSAASCNKWWMDDILGTQDYSGAQAAITDDMLGRNHVYFLPYLMGERSPINDTNARSVFLGMTMDTTRTDLTQAVLEGVAFAIRDSFEVARSLGLDIRHSMICGGGAKSPLWKKIIANVLNVELDTPASEQGPGMGGAMLAMVACGAYPSVQAVCDKLVRVADTVHPDPAIAARYEERYRQFSQIYPALKALYPKML, from the coding sequence ATGCTGTACATAGGAATTGACCTGGGCACCTCGGCCGTCAAGCTGCTGCTCATGGACGAGGAAGGCCACATCAAAAATACCATTTCCAAAGAGTATCCTCTGGAATTCCCCCAGCCCGGCTGGAGTCAGCAGAACCCCGAGGACTGGAAAAAGGCCGTGCTGGGCGGCATTCCCGAACTGCTGGCCTCCTTCGACAAATCCCAGGTGGCCGGCATCGGCGCCGGCGGCCAGATGCATGGTCTGGTGGTGCTGGACGAAAACGATCAGGTGATCCGTCCGGCCATCCTGTGGAACGACGGCCGCACGGCCAAAGAGGTGGAGTACCTCAATGAGGAGATCGGCCGGGAGAAGCTCTCTGCCCTCACCGCCAACATCGCCTTTGCGGGCTTCACCGCCCCCAAGATCCTGTGGATGAAGAAGAACGAGCCGGAGAATTTCGCCCGGATCCGCAAGATCATGCTTCCCAAGGATTACATCAACTACATCCTCACGGGGGTGCACTGCACCGACTACTCCGACGCCAGCGGCATGCTGTTGCTGGACGTGGAGCACAAGTGCTGGAGCAAGGAGATGCTGGATCTCTGCGGCATCACCGAGGCCCAGATGCCCAAGCTGTTTGAAAGCTACGAGGCTGTGGGCACCCTGCGTCCCGACATCGCGGCCCAGCTGGGCCTGCCCGAAACCGTCACGGTCTGCGCCGGCGCGGGGGATAACGCCGCGGCCGCCGTGGGCACCGGCACGGTGGGGGAGGGCGCCTGCAACATCAGCCTGGGCACCTCGGGTACGCTGTTCATCTCCAGCGACCACTTCGGTGTGGATCCCCACAACGCCCTGCATGCCTTCGCCCATGCCGACGGGCACTACCACCTGATGGGCTGCATGCTCTCCGCCGCCTCCTGCAACAAGTGGTGGATGGATGACATCCTGGGCACCCAGGACTACAGCGGCGCCCAGGCGGCCATCACCGACGATATGCTGGGCCGCAACCATGTGTATTTCCTGCCCTACCTGATGGGCGAGCGTTCTCCCATCAACGATACCAACGCCCGCAGCGTCTTCCTGGGCATGACGATGGACACCACCCGCACCGACCTGACCCAGGCCGTGCTGGAAGGCGTGGCCTTCGCCATCCGGGACAGCTTTGAGGTGGCCCGTTCCCTGGGACTAGACATCCGCCACAGCATGATCTGCGGCGGCGGCGCCAAGAGCCCGCTGTGGAAGAAGATCATCGCCAACGTACTCAACGTGGAGCTGGACACCCCCGCTTCGGAGCAGGGGCCCGGTATGGGCGGCGCCATGCTGGCCATGGTGGCCTGCGGTGCCTATCCCAGCGTCCAGGCGGTGTGTGACAAGCTGGTCCGGGTGGCGGACACCGTCCATCCCGATCCGGCCATCGCCGCCCGCTACGAGGAACGCTACCGGCAGTTCTCTCAGATCTATCCCGCGCTCAAAGCGCTCTATCCCAAGATGCTGTAA